In the Mesorhizobium sp. WSM2240 genome, TTTCTTCGGTCTTCTTTCCGGGGCCGATCGGTCCCGAGAACCTGCCGATAACGATTTCCCAGGACGCCATAAAAACGATCCTGAACGTCCTTGCTGCAAGCATGCTGACCGTCGCCGTCTTCGCGCTGTCCACTCTGGTGAACCTGTTGGCGAACGCAGCACAGACTGGATCGCCGCGCGCCGTTTCCCTCATCGTGGAGGACAGGCGAGCGCAGACCTCGATTTCGATCTTCATCGGCGCCTTTCTGTTCAGCATCGTCGGGATCATAGGTCTTTTCGGCGAGATTTATAGCACGAGCGGCCGCTTGATCCTGTTCGGAGCCACAGTTCTGGTGGTGCTGGCGATCGTCTTTGCGTTGATCCGGTGGATTGGGCAGATTTCCGTCGTGGGGCGCGTCGGCGAGACAACCGACCGCGTCGAGAAGGCGACCAGGCATGCTCTTGACCGCCTCGGACCAACCTCGCTTTGGGGCTGCTGCAGGGCAAGCGAGCCTGTGGGCGAGTTTACCGTTCGCGCCGCGCAGATAGGCTTCGTGCAGCACTTCGACAGACAGGGCCTCCAGAAGATTGCTGAAGAGAACGGGATTGCCATCCATGTCCTGGCCCGGCCGGGGACATATGTCGACTTCGAAACTGAACTGGCGCGGGTCGACGGCGGGATCAGCGAGGATTGTGCGGTAAGGCTCCGCGACAGCTTCTTCGTGGGCGCGGAGCGGACGTTCGAGTACGACCCGGGCTTCGGCTTGACGGTCCTGGCT is a window encoding:
- a CDS encoding DUF2254 domain-containing protein, encoding MSIKWFLFRRITRALWFLPALFSFFAVVVLGMSSLSSVFFPGPIGPENLPITISQDAIKTILNVLAASMLTVAVFALSTLVNLLANAAQTGSPRAVSLIVEDRRAQTSISIFIGAFLFSIVGIIGLFGEIYSTSGRLILFGATVLVVLAIVFALIRWIGQISVVGRVGETTDRVEKATRHALDRLGPTSLWGCCRASEPVGEFTVRAAQIGFVQHFDRQGLQKIAEENGIAIHVLARPGTYVDFETELARVDGGISEDCAVRLRDSFFVGAERTFEYDPGFGLTVLAEIGRRALSPAVNDPGTAMDVIATQTRVLGEWARASYGEETEAEYDRVSVRPIAPAELVAEAFDSLSRDACGSLDVTLALLRALGTLAKAAPADFRQPAQQLAQKIAARAETSMAFPADIAAIKAAASQVST